The genomic region CGTCTGCGTTGCAGTCACCGCCGCAGCCGTCTTCGTCGGAGTCGTGGTCACGGTGGATGTAATAGTTGGGGTCGCAGTGACGGTCGTAGGTTCGGTACTCACCGTGGTTGTCACCGCGGTGTCAGTAGTAGTCACGGTCGGAGTCACAGTCTCGGTAGCCGCCGGGACTGTGACGGTTGTCGGAGCAGCGCTCGTAGTGGTGTTGCCCGAAGTCACCGTTGGGGTCGGCTGTTCTGCGGGCGTACAAGACTCCGTCCGCTCTGCTTCTGCAGCGCGCAACGCCAGGCCGTTCTTCGGATCATTTGGAGCATCATCAGACCACAAGAAACGGGTAACCACGGTACGCTGCCCATCGACAGTGCACTCCCCAATCTTCTCGTACGTGCCATAGCCCTCATTTGCAAAGTTCTCCATGAGGACGGGTCGTGCTTGAACCCCAGATACCTCATGCGCGGTTTCGCCGTCGAAGGAAACGACTACAGAAAGGCCGTTGCAGGCTTCGTCGCAAAGCACGCGAAGCTCCTTGCTATTCGCGTTGTAATCCAACGCCATGACGCTGCGCAGCTCAGGGTTTTCGTACTTGCCAACCTCTTCGAACTCCCCATTAGGCTGCAGGCGAACAAAGTGGACAAAGCCCGTGTACTCGACACCCACCGCGTACACATCAAGGTCCGGCAAGTAGGCGATGGCTTCCAAACCAAAGTTCGGTGGTACTTCACCAGTGATTGATTTGAGGTTCCACTCGCCAGTCACCTTGCCCCGGGAAGGGTCAAACTCGAGGATGGACGGACGGGAGGAGCCGTCACCGTCACGCTCGGTGGCAATGTAGATCTTGCCGTCCTTGCCTACGGTCACGCCTTCCGCGTCCGGATTCCCTGCGCCATTTTCATAGGTGAGAGTCCATTCGTTCTTCTTGCTGTAGGTCTTCTTGTCCTCGTCGTACTCCAGCTCAAACAGGCGCCCCGGGTTGTTGTTCACAATCCAGGCATTACCGTTGCCGTCGAAATCCACGCCCGAGAAGTTCTCGCCCGCGAAACCGCCGACCGTATTGATTGAGTCGATCTGGTCCGGCCACGGTTCGCCCGTCGGCCATACGAGTTCCTCAGCGTTCTTGCCGTCCTTTGTCACTTCTGCAAGCGCGACGAGATCACCCTCGCCATCTGGGGTGCGTCCCCAGGAGAAGCGAGTGTGCGACGTCCAGCTCACTTCGTCGAATGGCTTGCTGTCGTCTGGCCTGTACAAGCGCGCACTGTCTGCCTCACCAAGCCCGAACCCCTTCGAACCGTCGGGAGTCTCTACTTCGGTATAGAACGAGTAGTACCCGCCCGGTTGGATCACCGTATTCTTCGGGAACACGATCGGAGTGCGCCCCTGCTTGTCGTCTGCAAACTTCCATCCCGAAATGTCCACCGGCGTATCGCCCGCGTTGTACAACTCCACCCAATCGGCAACAAAGTCACCTTTGGTCTGGATCTCATTGATTCTGATCCGACCCGTGTTCGAGGGCTTTTGGCTTGTCGACGACGGCACCTCCGGCTGGTTCGGCTCCTCGTCCTCCACCCCGCAAGGAACTGCGTTAGCGTCACCCTTAGACTTCGCCGAAGACATCTTGAAGTCGTTGTTCGCTTCTGAGTAGCGGGACCACGACGTCGCCGCGCCCTCACACACCGGGCTTTTCGCCCAGCCGAACTCATCAACGAGCTCTCCTGCAGCCGTCTTGAGAGTCAGGCTGTCCTTAGCGCTAAGCCCGAACCCATCAGTGCCGTCTGGGACTACGCCGCCCTCTTTCCCGTCCGGAGTCAAAACGTGATAACCGCCTGCGGGAATGATCGTATTCGGTGCAAAGGTGATGTAGGTGTTGCCCTTGCCATCGCCGCTATCGACGACCACCCAACCGCCGATATTTACCGCCTTGTCGCCGCTATTCACCAACTCGATGAAATCGACGCCGTCCGTCGTGATCTCGTTGATAAAGACCTTGTCAAAACCAGACTTGGCGTTAGAGCTTTCACGTGTCGGCCCGTCCGTGATCTGCCATTTTCCAGTTATGTCCGGCACCAGGCCTTGTGAGGTGTGAACACCATCCCTCATGCCGTGAGACGACCACTTCTTCTCGTCGATCTGGTTGCCCTTCTCATCCTTGATGGTGATCTGATCGCTGCCACCAAGGCCGAACCCTTTAGATCCATCTGGAGTGACGTCCGTGCCATCGGTGTAGAAGGCGTAGTATCCGCGCGCCGGAATGACGGTGTTCTTTGGGAATGTGATCGGCTTGCTGCTCTTCCCACTGTCGATGGCGGTCCAGCCCGAAATGTCAATGTCGTTGTCGGTTGGATTGGCCAGCTCCACCCAGTCGCCGATCGGGTCAGAGTTGGTGACCACCTCATTGATGACGACGTCAGTTGACGCTGCCGCTGCCACGGGCACCGACGCAAAACCAGACACGAGCATCACGGTAAATGGCACAGCAAATTGACGCGCACGGGAACTACTTTTCACGGGAACTTCCTCCTTGGGGAGGTCTCATAACAAACTTGGAAAACGTTTGGAAAAGTAGTATGTTTGCGTGAATTTGCGCGAACGTCCAAGTGAATAAAACTTGAACAATTAAATAAACCCCGGGAAACATCCCGGGGCCACAAAAACGAGCTGGTATCTAAGCGTCGCCGCGCAGCTCGCGCATACGCTGAGCAACCGCGTCGTCTGCGACGTCAGCACCGGTCGGCGCGGTGGAACCAGTCTGCTGCGAGTTGCCCTGCTCAATCGCCTGCTTCTTACCTGCGGTCAGTTCACCGGCCATCTCGGCACGCAGCTGCTCCAAGCGGCCGTGGCCAGCCATCTGGATACCAGCCTGCTCCACCTCGGCCATGCGGCCCTCGATGGAGTTCTGCGAAAGCTCCGCGGCGCCGAGAGCGTTGGCGTAGCGGCGCTCAATCTTCTCGCGCACCTGGTCCAGGTTCGGGCCGGAAGCCGTGATGGAGTTCATCGACTGCATGGTCTCGGAGACCTTCTCCTGCATCTTGGCCTGCTCAAGCTGGGAGAGCAGCTTGGAGCGCTCAGCAACCTGCTGCTGCAGGTGGGCAGAATTGCGCTCCACGGCCTGCTTCGCCTGAGCCGCCTGCTGCAGTGCCTGGTCGTGAAGCTGCTTGGTGTCCTCAACACCGGCCTCTGCAGTCACCAGCTGCGCCGCGAACGCCTCCGCCGCATTTTCGTACTCCTGCGCCTTCTGCGCGTTGCCCTCACCGCGGGCCTTGTCGGCAAGCTGGAGCGCCTGGCGGGCATTCGCCTGCAGCTTCTCCACATCCTCAAGGCGACGGTTGAGCTGCATCTCCAGCTGACGCTGGTTACCAATCACAGCAGCGGCCTGCTGGGACAGCGCCTGGTGCTGGCGCTGCGCGTCGTTAATAGCCTGCTCGATCTGGACCTTCGGGTCCGCGTTCTCTTCGATCTTGTTATCGAAGAGGGCCATCAGGTAGTTCCAGAACTTGGTAAACGGATTTGCCATGGCTATAACACCGTGACCTTTCTGTCAGTAGATTGCGTTAAACGCCAACCACTGTAGTCGCGGACTGCCGTCTACGCTTCCGCTGCAGCCGGCGAGGTGCGCTCCAGCTCTTCGGTGAAGGAATGCAGCGACATGTTCGCCACAGCCTCCAGCAACACCTCGGAAACAGTGGTGCCAAGCGCTTCGCACAGCGACGCGAGTAACTCCGAGGAGACCTCTTTGCGGCCGCGCTCCAGCTCCGAGATGTAGCCGGAAGACACGCGCGCTTCCTTCGCCAACGCGCGCAGCGTCACGCCCTTGTCCGCGCGAAAAGCGCGCAGGGACATACCCAGCGCTTCGCGGAACAGCGGCTCGCGGGAGCGCTCCGCGGACTCGGGTGCAGCCCCGGCCGGAGCGAGGGGCAGTTCTACCGGGGTTTCGTGCAGCAGTGTCGTTGTGGTCATCAGAAGGTTCAACGGTTCAGCGTCTAGCTTTGTTCCCGAATGCCCGAAAGCGCTCCGATCAGCGCCGCTTCTACGGCCAATCGGCGCACCTCATTTCGTGCACCGGAGAGCACGCGCACCGGCTCCGGAGCTCCCGCCATCAGCGCGTATTGCCCGCACTCCGGGTCCAGCAGCTCCGCCGCTTGGGACGACGCAGTCCACTTCGGCCCAGCCAGGCCGATCCATACCGTCCCGGCGGGCACGCCGTCTTGCGCATCGGGGCCAGCCACACCGGTCAGCGCCACTGCCCAATCAGTCCCGCACACCCGCCGCGCACCACGGGCCATTTCGCGGGCCACAGCGGCCGAGACCACGCCTTCACGCTCGATCAGCGCCGCGGGAACATCTGCAAGCGAGGTCTTCAGCTCCGGCGAATACGTCACCAGCCCTCCGACCAGCACGTCCGAGGCCCCCGGCACGTCCGCCAACGTCGCGGCTGCCAGACCGGCCGTCAACGACTCACAGAAAGCGACGGTTTGGTTGCGGGAGCGGAGCTCGTCGATAAGCAATTGCGCTGTGGTCACTTATTCACCTTTCCTGCGTCCACCAAGTACTGCACGCCCGTGACCACGGTGACCGCGACTGCAAGCAGCATGACCACAAACGTCGGCGTGTTCATCCACTCGGGCAGCGGGCATAGATACAGCCCCACGGCGAGGGTTTGCAGGGCAGTCTTCAGCTTGCCGCCCTTCGACGCCGGCACCACGCGGCCACGACGCAGCAGCACCATCCGCCAGACAGTAATGCCTAGCTCACGCGCGACAATCACAACCGTCACCCACATTGGCAGCGAGTTAGCGATATTGAGGGTGACAAGCGCAGTGATCATGAGCGCCTTGTCCGCAATAGGGTCCGCAATCTTGCCGAAGTCCGTGACCAGCCCACGGGCGCGCGCGATGTCGCCGTCGAGCTTATCCGTGATCATCAGCGCCACGAACAGACCGAACGCCCACCACCAGTGCTGCAAGAGCACCAGCCAGGCAAAAACGGGAATGAACAGGATCCTCAGCGAGGTCAAAATGTTCGGGAGGTTCCAATTCGACGGCTTGTCGGGTTGCATCACGGCCTCCACCATACCCACCCCACCTAGACTCCAAACCATGAAGTATTTCGTAGCCACCTACACCTACGGCGAGCAGTCGCTTGTCGACGCCACACGTCCCGCCCACCGCGAGTTCATCTCCTCGCAGCTGTCGCTGGGACGCATCGTCGGATCCGGCCCCTACGCCGGCGGAGACCAAGCCCTGATCATCCTGCAGCTGCCGGAGACCGCCACGGAATCAGACGCCGCGACGATACTGGATGAGGATCCCTACACGGTCGCCGGCGCCCTTTCTGCCCGCGAGATCCGGGAGTGGAACCCGGTAATGAATATCTTCAGCTAGCTCTTGCGGCCGCCGCGGGCGACATCGAGGTGCGCCGTGTCGCGGGAGCCGGTCGCGGTGTGATCGCCCTTGCCGGACGTCGCCGGGTCATCGATCCACTCGACGTGGTGGCCGTGCTTGTCCACCTTGCGGCGGTTGCCGTGGTCGTCGTAATCGAGGTGGTACTGGTTCTCGTTGGGGTCTCGGCGGCCAGCCTTCACGTCAGCGCGGTCTTTGACCAGCGACGCGATGGCGGTAATTGCCAAGGTGCCCACGATCACCAGCAGCGAGGCAACCGTGCCCACCTCCGGGACAGGCAGGCCCTCGCCGCCGTTGATGAACGGCAGGTTGTTCTCGTGCAGAGCGTGCAGCAGCAGCTTCACGCCGATGAAGCCCAGGACCACCGCGAGGCCGTACGGAAGGTACACCAGTCGGTCCAGCAGGCCGTTGAGCAGGAAGTACAGTTGACGCAGGCCGAGCAGCGCAAACGCGTTTGCCGTAAACACCAGGAAAGACTCCTGGGTGATGCCGTAAATCGCCGGGATGGAGTCGAACGCGAACATCACGTCGATGAAGCCGATCGACAGCAGCGCAACGAACAGCGGGGTGACGGCCTTCTTACCGGCCTGAGTCTTCGAGATGAGGCGGTCGGCGTGGTACGACTTGGTCACCGGGATGATCTTGCGCAGCGTCTTCACCACGAACATGTCGTTCGGGTCAGGATCTTCTTGGTCCGTGACCTCGTCGTAGACCAGCTTGATGGCGGTGTAAATGAGGAATGCCGCGAAGAGGTAGAACACGTCCGACCACGCCTCGATGATCA from Corynebacterium fournieri harbors:
- a CDS encoding lamin tail domain-containing protein; amino-acid sequence: MSGFASVPVAAAASTDVVINEVVTNSDPIGDWVELANPTDNDIDISGWTAIDSGKSSKPITFPKNTVIPARGYYAFYTDGTDVTPDGSKGFGLGGSDQITIKDEKGNQIDEKKWSSHGMRDGVHTSQGLVPDITGKWQITDGPTRESSNAKSGFDKVFINEITTDGVDFIELVNSGDKAVNIGGWVVVDSGDGKGNTYITFAPNTIIPAGGYHVLTPDGKEGGVVPDGTDGFGLSAKDSLTLKTAAGELVDEFGWAKSPVCEGAATSWSRYSEANNDFKMSSAKSKGDANAVPCGVEDEEPNQPEVPSSTSQKPSNTGRIRINEIQTKGDFVADWVELYNAGDTPVDISGWKFADDKQGRTPIVFPKNTVIQPGGYYSFYTEVETPDGSKGFGLGEADSARLYRPDDSKPFDEVSWTSHTRFSWGRTPDGEGDLVALAEVTKDGKNAEELVWPTGEPWPDQIDSINTVGGFAGENFSGVDFDGNGNAWIVNNNPGRLFELEYDEDKKTYSKKNEWTLTYENGAGNPDAEGVTVGKDGKIYIATERDGDGSSRPSILEFDPSRGKVTGEWNLKSITGEVPPNFGLEAIAYLPDLDVYAVGVEYTGFVHFVRLQPNGEFEEVGKYENPELRSVMALDYNANSKELRVLCDEACNGLSVVVSFDGETAHEVSGVQARPVLMENFANEGYGTYEKIGECTVDGQRTVVTRFLWSDDAPNDPKNGLALRAAEAERTESCTPAEQPTPTVTSGNTTTSAAPTTVTVPAATETVTPTVTTTDTAVTTTVSTEPTTVTATPTITSTVTTTPTKTAAAVTATQTETAATKTVVPTETTKVTETPVTTAAAVTATQTETAATKTVVPTETTKVTETPVTTAAAVTATQTETAATKTVVPTETTKVTETPVTTAAAVTATQTETAATKTVVPTETTKVTETPVTTAAAVTATQTETAATKTVVPTETTKVTETPVTTAAAVTATQTETAATKTVVPTKTTKVTETPTTTAAAVTATQTETAATKTVVPTETKKVTETPTTTAAATIVYTTVSAPEVTVTPTETKKVTTTPTTTAAAVTATQTETAATKTVVPTKTKKVTETPVTTAAAVTATQTETAATKTVVPTETKKVTETPVTTAAAVTATQTETAATKTVVPTETKKVTETPVTTAAAVTATQTETAATKTVVPTETKKVTETPVTTAAAVTATQTETAATKTVVPTETKKVTETPVTTAAAVTATQTETAKAETVTPTVTEQVDVTPVATADAVTETVTNTAQTTTVTAAPVTTTVAGRSETETVTPTSTVQSDQDAVDVDAPVTTTRTAPKLTKIVAGETNVYYRVAAANGAIVEVNDLPEGLEFRPEDNVIAGRVAKPGNYTAEVVTTTGNSTIVEKVRFEVEAAPKTSTEHPLTTVTQTATAPAESQGSSLDGKCVAALTGWSLPLVALIPLGIASQVDLPLPAGVQDSLHALRDQAQQVLPQGDPQIGMIAGGLAAAALGVLAIVSIVNACGGGEGSSAGSSNQ
- a CDS encoding PspA/IM30 family protein, with product MANPFTKFWNYLMALFDNKIEENADPKVQIEQAINDAQRQHQALSQQAAAVIGNQRQLEMQLNRRLEDVEKLQANARQALQLADKARGEGNAQKAQEYENAAEAFAAQLVTAEAGVEDTKQLHDQALQQAAQAKQAVERNSAHLQQQVAERSKLLSQLEQAKMQEKVSETMQSMNSITASGPNLDQVREKIERRYANALGAAELSQNSIEGRMAEVEQAGIQMAGHGRLEQLRAEMAGELTAGKKQAIEQGNSQQTGSTAPTGADVADDAVAQRMRELRGDA
- a CDS encoding helix-turn-helix domain-containing protein gives rise to the protein MTTTTLLHETPVELPLAPAGAAPESAERSREPLFREALGMSLRAFRADKGVTLRALAKEARVSSGYISELERGRKEVSSELLASLCEALGTTVSEVLLEAVANMSLHSFTEELERTSPAAAEA
- a CDS encoding CinA family protein, with the translated sequence MTTAQLLIDELRSRNQTVAFCESLTAGLAAATLADVPGASDVLVGGLVTYSPELKTSLADVPAALIEREGVVSAAVAREMARGARRVCGTDWAVALTGVAGPDAQDGVPAGTVWIGLAGPKWTASSQAAELLDPECGQYALMAGAPEPVRVLSGARNEVRRLAVEAALIGALSGIREQS
- the pgsA gene encoding CDP-diacylglycerol--glycerol-3-phosphate 3-phosphatidyltransferase, with protein sequence MQPDKPSNWNLPNILTSLRILFIPVFAWLVLLQHWWWAFGLFVALMITDKLDGDIARARGLVTDFGKIADPIADKALMITALVTLNIANSLPMWVTVVIVARELGITVWRMVLLRRGRVVPASKGGKLKTALQTLAVGLYLCPLPEWMNTPTFVVMLLAVAVTVVTGVQYLVDAGKVNK
- a CDS encoding YciI family protein; translation: MKYFVATYTYGEQSLVDATRPAHREFISSQLSLGRIVGSGPYAGGDQALIILQLPETATESDAATILDEDPYTVAGALSAREIREWNPVMNIFS
- a CDS encoding TerC family protein — protein: MHVPLYIWLITSAVILGFFIFDFVSHVRTPHEPTMKESGGWALFYMLMATIFGGIVWWLWDAEHGVQFFTGYITELSLSVDNLFVFALIMGSFKIPRAYQQKVLLIGIVIALVCRLLFILLGAVIIEAWSDVFYLFAAFLIYTAIKLVYDEVTDQEDPDPNDMFVVKTLRKIIPVTKSYHADRLISKTQAGKKAVTPLFVALLSIGFIDVMFAFDSIPAIYGITQESFLVFTANAFALLGLRQLYFLLNGLLDRLVYLPYGLAVVLGFIGVKLLLHALHENNLPFINGGEGLPVPEVGTVASLLVIVGTLAITAIASLVKDRADVKAGRRDPNENQYHLDYDDHGNRRKVDKHGHHVEWIDDPATSGKGDHTATGSRDTAHLDVARGGRKS